One Gossypium hirsutum isolate 1008001.06 chromosome A11, Gossypium_hirsutum_v2.1, whole genome shotgun sequence genomic window carries:
- the LOC107911020 gene encoding uncharacterized protein, producing MAPYEALYGCMCRTHLCWTELGERCVLGLELVFETDDKIRLIPDCLRMTSDRHKSYADLKRHEIKYSTRYFVFLKVSPWKKVLRFGWKGKLSPRIIGPYQILKQVGLVAYQLELPPELKRIHDVFHVSMLRRHHFDPPHIVPVEEIDVRPDLTFKEEPVQILDHDVKVLRRKSIPLVKVLWRNHSTE from the coding sequence atggcaccttacgaggcactgtatggtTGTATGTGTCGCACTcatttatgttggactgagttgggcgagcgatGTGTTCTGGGTCTTGAGTTGGTTTTCGAGACAGATGATAAGATTAGGTTGATTCCGGATTGTTTGAGAATGACTTCTGACAGGCATAAGTCTTATGCGGACCTTAAAAGACACGAGATTAAGTATTCTACGAGgtactttgtatttcttaaggtctctccatggaagaaagttctaagGTTTGGTTggaagggcaagctaagccctaggATTATTGGGCCATACCAGATTTTGAAGCAAGTGGGGTtggtcgcttatcagttggagttacctccagagctaaAACGCATTCATGACGTCTTCCACGTCTCGATGTTAAGGCGGCACCACTTTGATCCTCCTCACATTGTCCCTGTGGAGGAGATCGATGTTAGGCCAGACTTGACCTTTaaggaggagccagttcagattctGGATCACGATGTTAAGGTTCTAAGAAGGAAATCCATTCCACTTGTAAAGGTCTTGTGgaggaatcatagcactgagtaG
- the LOC107912752 gene encoding LEAF RUST 10 DISEASE-RESISTANCEUS RECEPTOR-LIKE PROTEIN KINASE-like 2.4 isoform X1: protein MNPFFLHLSALKMISPSFSSPLPLPLFCLLFIMLGIPVSLTTPDYEREYEHLFQNCRNGTFKCGNITAGFPFRGGDREKECGHRDLELQCDSDITTMEIHGVRYRVLEIRPDRQILGISSEEVICPPPFPDDDWIPDSGVFTPGPGFASVTLFYDCPSHISPGLLFFACNKNDDYSNVSVAIANNSNIHPERCSDSANTSILQNSLERLRNSTLDWKGALKTGFEVQWGKNYSEECWKCNSSGGACGFNFYDDQAFYCYCPPGNSTGHAGKECQPSPPSPHTEKKKTMGKGLILGLGLVVAITILICFLVLWFKGKSLLNQGKKKEDARIEAFIKKFGSLAPRRYSYAEIKKMTNKFNHKLGQGGFGSVYKGKLPDCRLVAVKVLSESKENGEDFMNEVASISRTSHVNIVSLLGYCFEKSKRALIYEFMPHGSLDGFIYDRGLHHRSCRLEWRTLYDIALGIARGLEYLHQGCNTRILHFDIKPHNILLDENFCPKISDFGLSKLCERKESIISMACARGTIGYIAPEVFCRNFGGVSYKSDVYSYGMMVLEMVGGRKNIDVGASQTSEVYFPSWIYKHLDQSMNLNLNGVIAEEEEEITRKLIIVSLWCIQSDPFDRPSMTKVIEMLQANVQSLIIPPRPFVSSPVRSPKTLEHQK from the exons ATGAACCCTTTCTTCCTCCATCTCTCTGCCCTCAAAATGATTTCTCCTTCTTTCTCATCACCTCTGCCTCTTCCTctgttttgtttattatttatcatGCTTGGGATCCCTGTTTCACTAACCACTCCCGACTATGAGCGTGAGTATGAACATTTGTTCCAGAACTGCCGCAACGGAACGTTCAAATGTGGGAATATCACTGCTGGATTTCCTTTCCGTGGAGGTGATCGAGAAAAAGAATGTGGACATCGAGATTTAGAGCTTCAGTGTGACAGTGATATTACCACGATGGAAATTCATGGTGTACGGTATCGCGTGCTTGAGATCCGACCTGATCGTCAAATCCTAGGAATTTCGAGTGAGGAGGTGATTTGTCCGCCTCCATTTCCAGATGATGATTGGATCCCAGATTCTGGGGTGTTTACTCCTGGTCCCGGCTTTGCCAGTGTTACCCTGTTTTATGACTGCCCCTCTCACATCTCACCGGGTCTGCTATTCTTTGCTTGCAATAAAAATGATGATTATAGTAATGTTTCGGTAGCAATAGCAAATAATAGCAATATCCATCCAGAGAGATGCTCAGATAGTGCCAATACTTCGATTCTTCAAAATTCCTTGGAAAGACTCCGCAATAGTACCTTGGATTGGAAAGGAGCCTTGAAAACAGGATTCGAGGTGCAATGGGGGAAGAACTATTCAGAAGAATGCTGGAAATGCAATTCTTCCGGTGGAGCCTGCGGTTTCAACTTCTACGATGATCAAGCTTTCTACTGCTACTGCCCACCTGGAAATTCGACTGGGCATGCAGGCAAAGAATGTCAGCCCTCGCCACCATCACCACATACAG agaaaaagaaaacaatgggAAAGGGTCTCATACTTGGACTAG GACTGGTGGTAGCTATAACCATTCTCATATGCTTCCTTGTCTTGTGGTTCAAAGGAAAATCATTACTAAATCAAGGAAAGAAGAAAGAGGATGCTAGGATTGAGGCATTCATCAAAAAGTTTGGTTCTCTTGCACCAAGGCGATATTCTTATGCAGAAATcaaaaaaatgacaaataaatttaatcataaattaGGTCAAGGAGGATTTGGCAGTGTATACAAAGGGAAATTACCGGACTGTCGTCTCGTGGCGGTCAAAGTCTTAagtgaatcaaaagaaaatggagaggatTTCATGAATGAAGTGGCTAGCATTAGTAGAACTTCTCATGTTAATATCGTAAGCCTACTTGGTTATTGTTTTGAGAAATCAAAGAGAGCTTTAATTTATGAATTCATGCCCCATGGATCCTTGGATGGGTTCATTTATGATAGAGGATTGCATCATCGAAGTTGTCGATTGGAGTGGAGAACTTTGTATGACATTGCACTTGGCATTGCTAGAGGACTCGAATACTTGCATCAAGGTTGCAACACAAGGATCTTACATTTTGATATAAAACCTCACAACATCCTTTTAGATGAGAACTTCTGTCCCAAAATCTCTGATTTCGGTTTGTCTAAATTATGTGAAAGAAAGGAGAGTATTATTTCCATGGCTTGTGCTAGGGGAACAATAGGTTATATTGCTCCAGAAGTGTTTTGTCGAAACTTTGGCGGAGTTTCTTATAAATCTGATGTCTATAGCTATGGAATGATGGTCCTTGAAATGGTGGGAGGAAGAAAAAATATTGATGTTGGAGCGTCTCAAACTAGTGAAGTATATTTTCCATCTTGGATTTATAAGCATCTTGATCAGTCTATGAACTTGAATCTTAATGGAGTAAtagctgaagaagaagaagaaataacaAGGAAGTTGATTATTGTAAGCCTTTGGTGCATTCAATCTGATCCATTTGATCGACCATCGATGACTAAAGTGATAGAAATGTTACAAGCAAATGTTCAATCATTGATAATTCCACCTAGACCTTTTGTATCTTCTCCTGTACGATCTCCTAAAACTTTAGAACATCAAAAATAA
- the LOC107912752 gene encoding LEAF RUST 10 DISEASE-RESISTANCEUS RECEPTOR-LIKE PROTEIN KINASE-like 2.4 isoform X2, with the protein MNPFFLHLSALKMISPSFSSPLPLPLFCLLFIMLGIPVSLTTPDYEREYEHLFQNCRNGTFKCGNITAGFPFRGGDREKECGHRDLELQCDSDITTMEIHGVRYRVLEIRPDRQILGISSEEVICPPPFPDDDWIPDSGVFTPGPGFASVTLFYDCPSHISPGLLFFACNKNDDYSNVSVAIANNSNIHPERCSDSANTSILQNSLERLRNSTLDWKGALKTGFEVQWGKNYSEECWKCNSSGGACGFNFYDDQAFYCYCPPGNSTGHAGKECQPSPPSPHTGLVVAITILICFLVLWFKGKSLLNQGKKKEDARIEAFIKKFGSLAPRRYSYAEIKKMTNKFNHKLGQGGFGSVYKGKLPDCRLVAVKVLSESKENGEDFMNEVASISRTSHVNIVSLLGYCFEKSKRALIYEFMPHGSLDGFIYDRGLHHRSCRLEWRTLYDIALGIARGLEYLHQGCNTRILHFDIKPHNILLDENFCPKISDFGLSKLCERKESIISMACARGTIGYIAPEVFCRNFGGVSYKSDVYSYGMMVLEMVGGRKNIDVGASQTSEVYFPSWIYKHLDQSMNLNLNGVIAEEEEEITRKLIIVSLWCIQSDPFDRPSMTKVIEMLQANVQSLIIPPRPFVSSPVRSPKTLEHQK; encoded by the exons ATGAACCCTTTCTTCCTCCATCTCTCTGCCCTCAAAATGATTTCTCCTTCTTTCTCATCACCTCTGCCTCTTCCTctgttttgtttattatttatcatGCTTGGGATCCCTGTTTCACTAACCACTCCCGACTATGAGCGTGAGTATGAACATTTGTTCCAGAACTGCCGCAACGGAACGTTCAAATGTGGGAATATCACTGCTGGATTTCCTTTCCGTGGAGGTGATCGAGAAAAAGAATGTGGACATCGAGATTTAGAGCTTCAGTGTGACAGTGATATTACCACGATGGAAATTCATGGTGTACGGTATCGCGTGCTTGAGATCCGACCTGATCGTCAAATCCTAGGAATTTCGAGTGAGGAGGTGATTTGTCCGCCTCCATTTCCAGATGATGATTGGATCCCAGATTCTGGGGTGTTTACTCCTGGTCCCGGCTTTGCCAGTGTTACCCTGTTTTATGACTGCCCCTCTCACATCTCACCGGGTCTGCTATTCTTTGCTTGCAATAAAAATGATGATTATAGTAATGTTTCGGTAGCAATAGCAAATAATAGCAATATCCATCCAGAGAGATGCTCAGATAGTGCCAATACTTCGATTCTTCAAAATTCCTTGGAAAGACTCCGCAATAGTACCTTGGATTGGAAAGGAGCCTTGAAAACAGGATTCGAGGTGCAATGGGGGAAGAACTATTCAGAAGAATGCTGGAAATGCAATTCTTCCGGTGGAGCCTGCGGTTTCAACTTCTACGATGATCAAGCTTTCTACTGCTACTGCCCACCTGGAAATTCGACTGGGCATGCAGGCAAAGAATGTCAGCCCTCGCCACCATCACCACATACAG GACTGGTGGTAGCTATAACCATTCTCATATGCTTCCTTGTCTTGTGGTTCAAAGGAAAATCATTACTAAATCAAGGAAAGAAGAAAGAGGATGCTAGGATTGAGGCATTCATCAAAAAGTTTGGTTCTCTTGCACCAAGGCGATATTCTTATGCAGAAATcaaaaaaatgacaaataaatttaatcataaattaGGTCAAGGAGGATTTGGCAGTGTATACAAAGGGAAATTACCGGACTGTCGTCTCGTGGCGGTCAAAGTCTTAagtgaatcaaaagaaaatggagaggatTTCATGAATGAAGTGGCTAGCATTAGTAGAACTTCTCATGTTAATATCGTAAGCCTACTTGGTTATTGTTTTGAGAAATCAAAGAGAGCTTTAATTTATGAATTCATGCCCCATGGATCCTTGGATGGGTTCATTTATGATAGAGGATTGCATCATCGAAGTTGTCGATTGGAGTGGAGAACTTTGTATGACATTGCACTTGGCATTGCTAGAGGACTCGAATACTTGCATCAAGGTTGCAACACAAGGATCTTACATTTTGATATAAAACCTCACAACATCCTTTTAGATGAGAACTTCTGTCCCAAAATCTCTGATTTCGGTTTGTCTAAATTATGTGAAAGAAAGGAGAGTATTATTTCCATGGCTTGTGCTAGGGGAACAATAGGTTATATTGCTCCAGAAGTGTTTTGTCGAAACTTTGGCGGAGTTTCTTATAAATCTGATGTCTATAGCTATGGAATGATGGTCCTTGAAATGGTGGGAGGAAGAAAAAATATTGATGTTGGAGCGTCTCAAACTAGTGAAGTATATTTTCCATCTTGGATTTATAAGCATCTTGATCAGTCTATGAACTTGAATCTTAATGGAGTAAtagctgaagaagaagaagaaataacaAGGAAGTTGATTATTGTAAGCCTTTGGTGCATTCAATCTGATCCATTTGATCGACCATCGATGACTAAAGTGATAGAAATGTTACAAGCAAATGTTCAATCATTGATAATTCCACCTAGACCTTTTGTATCTTCTCCTGTACGATCTCCTAAAACTTTAGAACATCAAAAATAA
- the LOC121209806 gene encoding LEAF RUST 10 DISEASE-RESISTANCEUS RECEPTOR-LIKE PROTEIN KINASE-like 2.1, with protein sequence MSSHSLPISSLLALFFLFVLTRVPTILSVDDPRYSTCRETLTCGSVSNISYPFWGLNRLSYCGQPGFELRCENDVAEIMMNENTLRVLDIDPERQILKVAREDYWNGYCPTKFINTSINYDHFNYGSNLRNLTLFYGCNLPTTPTFTVFTNCSINNTLTDMSYATRNMLVDTRYSTCRGIVVVPVYEAAAKDLEVNPMTIQAALRGGFELQWKADNDECRRCRDSDGVCGYNQISNSFTCFCSDKPSETTCLPPTEGTF encoded by the coding sequence ATGTCTTCGCATTCTCTTCCGATATCTTCCCTTCTGGCCCTTTTCTTTCTATTTGTCTTAACCAGAGTTCCAACGATTTTATCCGTCGACGATCCACGGTACTCGACCTGCAGGGAAACGCTAACATGCGGAAGCGTATCAAATATCAGTTACCCTTTCTGGGGATTGAACCGTCTGAGTTACTGTGGCCAACCAGGATTTGAGCTGAGATGCGAGAATGATGTGGCAGAAATCATGATGAATGAAAACACCTTACGAGTTCTTGACATAGACCCTGAACGGCAGATTCTTAAGGTAGCTAGGGAGGATTACTGGAATGGTTATTGTCCCACGAAATTTATCAACACCTCAATCAACTACGACCACTTCAATTACGGCTCAAACCTTAGGAACCTCACCCTATTCTACGGATGCAACCTGCCGACAACCCCGACATTTACTGTTTTTACTAACTGCAGCATAAATAATACACTTACGGATATGTCATATGCTACTAGAAACATGTTGGTTGATACTCGCTATAGCACATGCCGTGGAATTGTCGTAGTTCCGGTTTATGAAGCTGCAGCGAAGGATCTGGAGGTGAACCCTATGACTATACAGGCTGCTTTAAGAGGAGGTTTCGAATTGCAATGGAAAGCGGATAATGATGAGTGCAGAAGATGCAGAGATTCAGATGGGGTTTGCGGATATAATCAAATTTCAAATAGTTTCACTTGCTTTTGCAGCGATAAACCTAGTGAAACCACATGTTTACCACCAACTGAAGGTACGTTCTAG